A single region of the Lotus japonicus ecotype B-129 chromosome 4, LjGifu_v1.2 genome encodes:
- the LOC130710143 gene encoding uncharacterized protein LOC130710143 — protein MCESEGVLLSWCRVSLSPLKLIFESLQILSSNPLPFTSIMLLTTLPLSTLLISQSITTQPLTARIHRLESLAHHAPTRFEARHVWRESRHDASSLLRVKALFAIPSFFLSLAAAISAVHSTLTPAPTLHSAASALKHHSMRLSVTTIYIYALLLAFSPIPRAIAALTGSPLLVFLIGSGLEVYLMAVTSVALVVSVSEERFGWDAIRVASGLMEGNRVCGWVLSGLFVLGSSSIGSKVERLMDGEDSIGVEDKAVLIVSYGFMVLWSYVIMTVFYCHCRKQHPVKEAQPDPDELPLQQVNNSL, from the coding sequence ATGTGTGAATCGGAGGGAGTGTTGTTATCGTGGTGCCGCGTTTCCCTTTCCCCACTCAAACTCATCTTCGAATCACTCCAAATCCTCTCTTCCAATCCCCTCCCATTCACATCGATCATGCTCCTCACCACTCTCCCTCTCTCCACCCTCCTCATCTCCCAATCCATCACCACCCAACCTCTCACCGCCCGCATCCACCGCCTCGAATCCCTCGCCCACCACGCCCCCACCCGCTTCGAAGCCCGCCACGTCTGGCGCGAGTCCCGCCACGACGCCTCCTCACTTCTCCGTGTCAAAGCACTCTTCGCAATcccctccttcttcctctccctCGCCGCCGCCATCTCCGCCGTCCACTCCACACTCACCCCCGCCCCCACCCTCCACTCCGCCGCCTCCGCCCTCAAGCACCACTCCATGCGCCTCTCCGTCACCACCATCTATATCTACGCCCTCCTCCTCGCGTTCTCTCCAATCCCCCGCGCCATCGCAGCGCTCACCGGGTCGCCGCTCCTCGTCTTCCTAATCGGATCGGGTCTCGAGGTGTACCTGATGGCGGTGACGAGTGTGGCACTCGTGGTCTCCGTTTCTGAAGAGAGGTTCGGGTGGGATGCTATAAGGGTCGCATCCGGGTTGATGGAGGGGAACCGGGTTTGCGGGTGGGTTCTGTCGGGTTTGTTCGTTTTGGGGTCGAGCTCGATCGGGTCGAAAGTGGAGCGGTTGATGGACGGTGAGGATTCGATTGGAGTTGAGGATAAAGCGGTTTTGATAGTTTCGTACGGATTCATGGTGCTGTGGAGTTATGTGATTATGACAGTGTTCTACTGCCATTGTAGAAAACAGCATCCAGTTAAGGAAGCTCAACCTGATCCTGATGAACTACCTCTACAACAAGTCAACAACTCTCTgtaa